A stretch of Alkalicella caledoniensis DNA encodes these proteins:
- the xseA gene encoding exodeoxyribonuclease VII large subunit — translation MFKSPITVSDLTNTIKDTIEYNPELTDVVVKGEISNFKSHGSGHFYFTLKDKDSVIKSVMFKNANRKLNFTPRDGQQVIITGYVGVYPQGGSYQLYVSSLHPLGEGDLTQAFNELKDKLSNEGLFDPIHKKEIPKFPRKVAVITGDRSAALKDILITLENRNPSVEVVVCCSLVQGVFAKRDIVEKIQILQKRKDIDSIILARGGGSLEDLWPFNEEDVARAIFNCPIPIITGIGHETDFTIADFVADARAATPTAAAQEVVQDLKELENNLEIYRVTLKNALLNNLRQKQERLELLSSRPILKRPLSMLNTFYQNTDIIYRELVKEYRNHLFNNKEQITALENQLLGLSPNEVLKRGYALAKIQNQILKRTKQANVGDSVELILYDGKLICEITEKVGVK, via the coding sequence ATGTTTAAAAGCCCCATAACAGTTAGTGATCTTACAAACACAATAAAAGACACCATAGAATATAATCCTGAACTCACAGATGTGGTTGTAAAAGGAGAAATCTCCAACTTTAAAAGTCATGGGTCTGGGCATTTTTACTTTACACTTAAAGATAAAGATAGTGTTATTAAGTCAGTGATGTTTAAAAATGCCAATAGGAAGCTGAACTTTACCCCAAGGGATGGTCAGCAGGTCATAATAACTGGTTATGTGGGTGTATATCCTCAAGGGGGGAGCTACCAGCTTTACGTCTCCTCCCTCCACCCTTTGGGTGAAGGCGACTTAACACAAGCTTTTAATGAACTAAAAGATAAACTAAGCAACGAAGGATTGTTCGATCCAATACATAAAAAAGAAATTCCTAAGTTTCCTAGGAAAGTAGCTGTTATTACTGGAGATAGATCTGCTGCACTGAAGGATATTCTTATAACATTAGAAAATAGAAACCCTTCTGTTGAAGTGGTAGTTTGTTGTTCCTTGGTACAGGGGGTTTTTGCAAAGCGTGATATAGTGGAGAAAATACAGATTCTACAAAAAAGAAAAGATATAGATAGTATTATCCTTGCAAGGGGTGGAGGTTCTTTAGAAGATCTTTGGCCATTTAATGAAGAAGATGTGGCTAGGGCAATATTTAATTGCCCCATACCTATTATTACGGGAATAGGACATGAGACTGATTTTACTATTGCCGACTTTGTCGCAGATGCAAGGGCTGCAACTCCTACCGCAGCTGCACAAGAAGTGGTACAGGATTTAAAAGAGCTGGAAAATAACCTTGAAATTTACAGAGTTACCTTAAAAAATGCACTGTTAAATAATCTTAGACAAAAACAAGAAAGGCTAGAGCTCCTTAGCTCACGGCCCATATTGAAACGGCCACTTTCAATGCTGAATACGTTCTACCAAAACACAGACATTATTTACAGGGAGCTCGTTAAAGAATATAGGAATCATTTATTTAATAATAAAGAGCAAATAACTGCCCTTGAAAACCAACTTTTAGGCCTTTCACCCAATGAAGTGTTAAAAAGGGGATATGCTTTAGCCAAGATTCAAAACCAAATACTAAAAAGAACAAAACAAGCAAATGTGGGTGACTCTGTAGAGTTGATACTATATGATGGCAAATTAATATGCGAAATTACTGAAAAAGTAGGTGTGAAATAG
- the xseB gene encoding exodeoxyribonuclease VII small subunit has translation MEKRFEEAYNQLQDIVRKLEEGNLDLEDALSQFEEGMSLLSICKEKIKTAEQKIEELTEKNC, from the coding sequence GTGGAAAAAAGATTTGAAGAAGCCTATAACCAGTTACAAGATATTGTTCGGAAATTAGAAGAAGGAAATTTAGACCTAGAAGACGCATTATCACAATTTGAAGAAGGTATGAGCCTGTTGAGTATTTGTAAAGAAAAAATTAAGACAGCAGAACAAAAGATTGAGGAATTAACTGAAAAAAACTGTTAA
- a CDS encoding polyprenyl synthetase family protein, whose translation MLKEELVLKDKLQEYKNIVDENLLKFIPDEAPKTLVKSMEYSLSAGGKRIRPILLLMVCDEYSIPRDISLPIAVSIEYIHTYSLIHDDLPAMDDDDYRRGKLTNHKVFGEAMAILAGDGLLTHAFSIVASIDSLDPNKKNKIIKLLSDFSGPSGMIKGQVLDMENEGKIVTEDKLIEIHNNKTGKLLLAPLLIASVLCDFTQKQLNGIKGYGKCLGLTFQITDDILDFCGKFEETGKPIGSDEQNNKATYVTIYGLNKARELALKYASQGSKYLEESQLVIPYLNKIINYLVDRKG comes from the coding sequence GTGCTAAAAGAAGAACTAGTGTTAAAAGATAAGCTACAAGAGTATAAAAATATAGTAGACGAGAATTTATTGAAATTTATTCCAGATGAAGCTCCAAAGACATTAGTCAAGTCCATGGAATATAGTTTATCTGCAGGTGGAAAAAGAATAAGACCCATTTTACTACTTATGGTATGTGATGAATATAGTATTCCTAGGGATATAAGTTTACCTATAGCTGTTAGTATAGAATATATACATACATACTCATTAATCCATGATGACTTGCCAGCAATGGATGATGATGATTATAGACGAGGAAAACTAACAAATCATAAGGTTTTTGGTGAGGCTATGGCTATTTTAGCAGGGGATGGACTACTAACTCATGCTTTTAGCATAGTTGCTAGTATTGACAGCCTAGACCCTAATAAAAAGAATAAAATTATCAAGTTGTTGTCTGACTTTTCAGGACCTAGTGGAATGATTAAAGGACAGGTTTTAGATATGGAAAATGAGGGTAAAATAGTTACCGAGGATAAGCTTATAGAGATTCACAATAATAAAACAGGAAAGTTACTCTTAGCACCACTTCTAATAGCCTCTGTTCTTTGCGATTTTACACAAAAACAATTAAATGGGATCAAAGGATATGGAAAATGCCTAGGTTTGACATTTCAAATAACTGATGATATATTAGATTTTTGTGGTAAATTTGAAGAAACTGGGAAACCAATAGGTAGTGATGAACAGAACAATAAAGCTACCTATGTAACCATATACGGTCTTAATAAAGCTAGAGAGTTGGCACTGAAATATGCTTCACAAGGAAGTAAATATTTAGAGGAAAGTCAGCTTGTCATACCCTATTTGAACAAGATTATTAACTACCTCGTAGATAGAAAAGGCTAA
- a CDS encoding divergent PAP2 family protein, translating into MNIFDNRYFVIPVIAWAIAQTLKVIIELLINREFNAHRFVGSGGMPSSHSALVMGLTTTLAIDLGWNDPITAVAFIFALVVMYDAAGVRRAAGKQAKILNLIISELQQGNKLVDEKEKLKELLGHTPVEVIAGALLGFLVPYLF; encoded by the coding sequence TTGAATATATTTGATAATAGATATTTTGTTATACCTGTAATTGCCTGGGCAATAGCTCAAACACTTAAAGTTATCATAGAATTACTTATAAATAGAGAATTTAATGCTCATCGTTTCGTTGGGTCTGGTGGTATGCCAAGTTCCCATTCGGCGTTGGTTATGGGGCTAACTACTACCTTGGCAATAGATTTGGGTTGGAATGACCCTATTACAGCTGTGGCATTTATTTTTGCCCTGGTGGTCATGTATGATGCAGCTGGTGTTAGAAGGGCTGCTGGTAAACAAGCAAAAATTTTAAATCTTATAATATCTGAACTACAACAAGGCAACAAGTTAGTAGATGAGAAAGAGAAATTGAAAGAATTACTGGGACATACGCCTGTAGAAGTAATTGCCGGTGCCTTATTGGGTTTTTTGGTACCATATTTGTTTTAA
- a CDS encoding CNNM domain-containing protein, with product MFFIVLMGIISDMIGVATTVASIQPLNAKAAKKIPGAKQALFFVRNSERVASFCNDVIGDISGIVSGSAATVIIIGIFQQGQYIAAIILTSIVAAITVGGKAIGKTVAINNSTEIMVFVGRILFYIEKIFKVNLTHNKVKKKKGM from the coding sequence TTGTTTTTTATAGTCCTAATGGGAATAATATCCGATATGATTGGTGTGGCTACAACTGTAGCGTCCATCCAACCTTTAAATGCAAAGGCAGCAAAAAAAATCCCTGGAGCAAAACAAGCACTATTCTTTGTTAGAAATTCTGAAAGGGTTGCTAGCTTTTGTAATGATGTTATAGGTGATATAAGTGGTATAGTTAGCGGTAGTGCAGCAACTGTGATTATAATAGGTATTTTTCAGCAAGGCCAATATATAGCTGCCATAATATTGACATCAATCGTTGCAGCTATTACAGTAGGGGGGAAGGCTATTGGCAAAACAGTGGCCATAAACAATTCCACTGAAATAATGGTTTTTGTAGGAAGAATCCTTTTCTATATTGAGAAAATCTTTAAAGTAAATCTTACACATAACAAGGTGAAAAAGAAAAAAGGGATGTGA